One part of the Lycorma delicatula isolate Av1 chromosome 7, ASM4794821v1, whole genome shotgun sequence genome encodes these proteins:
- the LOC142327710 gene encoding uncharacterized protein LOC142327710: MTEKWNEEITMRFLKKYRKKPCLWNVHFPQYRNQQMRNAAYQELVDEMQLPEFTIHRAKNKIKNLRSTYTQELKKMEQSKGSYVTSLVWFDEINSFLRPLIGVRTSNQDSNSVPDDVNANEMSTYHLWNNTMTMNTTTKTTTAQHIQQAQTVCLPEPLFVTVQTHDEIVEVDPMVNTSDQGMEEPTWQIENIRSERRPSIDEDDDEKMPKLPKLRRICNGTVEDDVLSNNNNNNSNYNVHIEDEFDAFGRSVALQLKKMSLHCALNTQIKIQTILTEMRLAEVDNNSEISNSETTSH, encoded by the exons ATGACTGAAAAATGGAATGAAGAAATAACAAtgaggtttttaaaaaagtatagaaaaaaaccTTGTTTGTGGAATGTACATTTTCCACAATATAGAAACCAACAGATGAGAAATGCCGCCTATCAGGAGTTAGTTGATGAAATGCAGTTACCAGAATTTACAATTCATAGagctaagaataaaattaaaaatttaagatctaCATACACGCAGGAACTTAAAAAGATGGAACAGTCTAAAGGATCATATGTTACTAGTCTAGTGTGGTTTGACGAAATCAACTCTTTTCTAAGGCCTTTGATTGGTGTACGTACAAGTAACCAAGATAGTAACTCG GTGCCTGATGATGTTAATGCAAATGAAATGAGTACATATCATTTATGGAACAATACAATGACTATgaatacaacaacaaaaacgaCTACAGCACAACACATTCAGCAAGCACAAACTGTTTGTTTACCTGAGCCGTTGTTTGTAACCGTTCAGACACACGATGAAATCGTTGAAGTTGATCCCATGGTCAATACAAGCGATCAAGGAATGGAAGAACCGACTTGGCAAATTGAAAATATTCGATCAGAAAGGAGACCATCTATTGATGAAGATGATGACGAAAAAATGCCAAAATTACCTAAATTAAGAAGAATTTGCAATGGTACAGTTGAAGATGATGTgttatcaaataacaataataataatagtaattataatgtaCATATAGAAGATGAATTTGATGCATTTGGACGAAGTGTTGCATTGCAATTAAAAAAGATGTCATTACATTGTgctttaaatacacaaattaaaatacagactATATTAACAGAAATGAGGTTAGCAGAGGTTgataataattctgaaattagCAACTCTGAGACTACTTCTCATTAA